In Oleiharenicola lentus, the following are encoded in one genomic region:
- a CDS encoding tetratricopeptide repeat protein, with protein MSKSAQSVTPRRRFGRTAALMLALVVLVSLAGYYGLRRAQTKRVQTALPALPANTPNATLRDLLVDARAAATTGRLEAVAELGRLFHANEFRAEAEACWRILAREQPKEARWHYYLADLLRMAGDLTGVEGALEATVAADPKAATAWLQLAEMKLKSGRLDAAAENYQRRLALLPDDPYAGLGLARVAQLQGRTAETIERLEQLLKQHPKFSAAQNLYAELQAAAGREELADLHRWLGREAGRFREADDPWIEELNTRCREPRRLCHLGVIAYQTNQGDRGRARFEQAIALAPGYALAHELLGALLLEEGATVAARDTLLRGIENAAPDSGPTAMHFLKLNEAYVALKQPGPARRTLEVGLRQHPDSADLLHAWGNRLKAEGNRTEAAQAYRRAIEVNPAFVEADFALAVLLVEAERLPEAAQALQRALTMQPTFPKALLLLARLEVDAGRVEEAGRFLLPLLKANPGEPEIRRITASWRLRAGRALEQRDPAAAERHYRAGLVLQPDHPDLNAGLGVLLLISDRPGEAVAPLEIAHRARPTQAQAALFLGQAYVRSGRPSDARRVLTAGLHQAEQSGQAASVRNFQEILSILPP; from the coding sequence GTGAGCAAGTCCGCCCAGTCCGTCACACCCCGCCGTCGCTTCGGGCGCACCGCCGCGCTGATGCTGGCGCTGGTCGTCCTCGTCTCGTTGGCCGGCTACTATGGATTGCGCCGGGCCCAGACCAAGCGCGTGCAAACCGCCTTGCCTGCGCTGCCGGCGAACACCCCCAACGCCACGCTCCGCGATTTGCTGGTGGACGCCCGGGCCGCCGCCACCACCGGCCGGCTCGAAGCCGTGGCGGAACTCGGGCGGCTGTTTCACGCCAACGAATTCCGGGCCGAAGCCGAAGCCTGCTGGCGGATCCTGGCCCGCGAGCAGCCCAAGGAGGCTCGCTGGCATTACTACCTGGCCGACCTGCTGCGCATGGCCGGCGACCTGACCGGGGTGGAAGGGGCGCTCGAAGCCACCGTCGCCGCCGACCCCAAGGCCGCCACCGCGTGGCTGCAGCTGGCGGAAATGAAGCTCAAGAGCGGCCGGCTCGACGCCGCGGCCGAAAACTACCAACGCCGGCTCGCCCTGTTGCCCGACGACCCCTACGCCGGGCTCGGCCTCGCCCGCGTCGCGCAGTTGCAGGGCCGCACCGCCGAAACGATCGAACGGCTCGAACAATTGCTGAAGCAGCATCCGAAATTTTCCGCCGCGCAGAATCTCTACGCCGAGCTGCAGGCCGCCGCCGGCCGGGAGGAGCTCGCCGACCTCCACCGCTGGCTGGGCCGCGAAGCCGGCCGATTCCGCGAGGCCGACGACCCGTGGATCGAGGAACTGAACACCCGCTGCCGCGAGCCGCGGCGGCTCTGTCATCTCGGCGTCATCGCCTACCAGACCAATCAGGGCGACCGTGGCCGGGCGCGCTTCGAGCAGGCCATCGCCCTCGCACCGGGCTACGCCCTCGCCCACGAGCTGCTGGGCGCGCTGCTGCTGGAAGAAGGGGCGACCGTGGCGGCCCGCGACACGCTGCTCCGCGGCATCGAGAACGCGGCACCGGACTCCGGGCCGACCGCCATGCATTTTCTCAAGCTGAACGAGGCCTACGTGGCCTTGAAACAACCTGGCCCCGCCCGCCGGACGCTCGAGGTGGGCCTGCGTCAACATCCCGATTCGGCCGACCTGCTGCACGCCTGGGGCAACCGGCTCAAGGCCGAGGGCAATCGCACGGAAGCCGCCCAAGCCTACCGCCGGGCGATCGAGGTCAACCCGGCCTTCGTCGAGGCCGACTTCGCGCTCGCCGTCTTGCTGGTGGAAGCCGAGCGGCTCCCGGAAGCCGCCCAAGCCCTGCAGCGGGCGCTCACGATGCAGCCTACCTTCCCCAAGGCGCTGCTGCTCCTCGCCCGGCTGGAGGTGGACGCCGGACGCGTCGAGGAAGCCGGCCGCTTCCTGCTGCCCCTGCTCAAGGCGAATCCCGGCGAACCCGAAATCCGCCGGATCACGGCCAGCTGGCGCCTGCGCGCGGGCCGCGCTCTTGAACAGCGCGATCCGGCCGCCGCCGAACGCCACTACCGCGCCGGCCTCGTCTTGCAGCCCGACCACCCCGACCTGAACGCGGGGCTGGGCGTGCTGCTGCTGATCAGCGACCGGCCCGGCGAGGCGGTCGCGCCGCTGGAGATCGCCCACCGCGCGCGGCCTACCCAGGCGCAGGCCGCGCTCTTCCTCGGACAGGCCTACGTGCGCAGCGGGCGTCCGTCCGATGCGCGCCGGGTCCTCACCGCCGGCCTGCATCAGGCCGAGCAATCCGGCCAGGCGGCCAGCGTCCGGAATTTCCA